DNA from Nocardioides seonyuensis:
ACGTCAGCGCCGTGCTGCTCGAGGACGACTCGATCGAGTCCGTCGACACCGACGTGCTCGTCCTCGGCGACGACCGCGAGGCGACCGACCTCGTGCAGGCGCTGGCCTCGGTGGTGCCCGGCATGCGGGGGGTCTACGGCGGTCGCATTCGTAACGCCCACCAGGTCGAGGCGTTCACCGCCAACCTGATCGCGGTCAACCGTCGCTACAAGGCGCATGCCGGAGTGCGGGTCACCGACGTCTGACCGGCGGGTGTTGTCAGCCGGGGACGTGGTCCTCTGGCCCGCTCAGACCTGGCCGGCGCGTCCCAGCGAGTGGCCGCCGTCCATCGTCACCACCTGTCCCGTCACCTGGGCACTCGAGTCCTGCGTCAGCGCGGCCACCTGTTCGGGGGTGGTTGCAGATCCGGTGAGTGCGTCAGCGCTCAGCTGTCGGTGGCGCTCGTGGCCCTCAAGAGGCGAGTAGGCGCGACGCGGAGGTCGGCCTCAGCCTGCTCCAGGAGGGTGGATGCGTTCTCGGCAGCCATTCCTAGAACGCGGGAGCAATTGTAATAATGGTCGTACCATTTTATGATGTGTTGGACCCGCTTACCCGTCAGCTCGTCGCCACAGCTCAAGGAGAACGATGGCCACCAAGCCGCAGACACAGGTCCGTGACCGCTACGAACCGGATCAGATCAAGGATTACTACGAGGCTGGACTGTGGCAGTCGAAGAGCTTCTACGAACTGATCACTGAGCGCGCTGAGAACCACGGTGATCGCCGCTTCTGCTTCGACAGCACCACATCACTCACCTACGCAGAGTTTCACGACCAGGCGCTGCGGCTGGCGGTCGGCCTCAAGCGGCAGGGGATCGAACGGGGAGATCGGGTCGCTGTCCAGCTGCCTAACTGGACCGAGTTCCCGGTGATCGCTGCCGCACTCTCCCGCATCGGCGCGATCATTGTCCCAATCATGCCCATCTACCGTGACGACGAAGTCGGGTACACCCTCCGGCACTCCGGTGCAGTCGCAGCGTTCACGTGTGAGGAGATGAAGGGGTTCAACCACCTGCGCATGTTCCAAGAGTTGCGCGCCGACGCTCCTGACGTCCGCTTCCTGGTCGCAGTCCGCCCGTCAGAGGCCGTCGACAACGGTACGTTCGCGTTCCAGGACTTGCTGGTGGAAGGGTCCCACGAAGAACTCGAGACCGAGGCGGGCGACGACAGCAGCCCGGATGACGGGTTCCTGATCGTCTACACCTCCGGCACCACCAGCCGGCCCAAGGGCTGTTACCACACGTTCAACACCCTGCACGCGAGTGCGAGGGCAATGGCTGACGGCCTGGCCTACACCAGCGACGACGTGCAGTTCGGTCCCTCGCCCATCACCCACAGCACGGGCCTGGTCACCAGCGTGCTGCTGCCGATGCTTGTGGGAGCCCAGACCCATTTCATGGAGGCATGGGACCCCGAGGAGGGGCTCCGCCGCATCGAGGAGCACAAGTGCACCGCGGCCGTGACCGCGACGCCCTTTATCCAGATGCTCATGGGGGCGTACGACCCCGAGAGGCACGACCCGAGCAGCCTGCGCCTGTGGGTGTGCGCCGGATCGCCGATCCCGGGGTCGGTGATCGAGCAAGCGGCCGAGATGCTCCCCGGTTGTCGCACGCTCAGCCTCTACGGCCGATCCGAAAACATGACCACCACCA
Protein-coding regions in this window:
- a CDS encoding AMP-binding protein, with translation MATKPQTQVRDRYEPDQIKDYYEAGLWQSKSFYELITERAENHGDRRFCFDSTTSLTYAEFHDQALRLAVGLKRQGIERGDRVAVQLPNWTEFPVIAAALSRIGAIIVPIMPIYRDDEVGYTLRHSGAVAAFTCEEMKGFNHLRMFQELRADAPDVRFLVAVRPSEAVDNGTFAFQDLLVEGSHEELETEAGDDSSPDDGFLIVYTSGTTSRPKGCYHTFNTLHASARAMADGLAYTSDDVQFGPSPITHSTGLVTSVLLPMLVGAQTHFMEAWDPEEGLRRIEEHKCTAAVTATPFIQMLMGAYDPERHDPSSLRLWVCAGSPIPGSVIEQAAEMLPGCRTLSLYGRSENMTTTMCKVDDPSQRSVTSDGSAMAGAEVKVVDSEGNEVARGEEGDIAFRGPSHMLEYFNDPQQTAALFTADGFSRSGDLGRMDADGFVRVTGRLKDIVIRGGMNISAREIEEHLLSHPAIENAAVVGMPDERLGEKVCAYVILKPGAEPLSVEQTAEFLRSHGVATQKLPERIEITEGFPMTATGKIQKHLLRADVAEKLKG